A genomic stretch from Kogia breviceps isolate mKogBre1 chromosome 1, mKogBre1 haplotype 1, whole genome shotgun sequence includes:
- the C1H1orf232 gene encoding LOW QUALITY PROTEIN: uncharacterized protein C1orf232 homolog (The sequence of the model RefSeq protein was modified relative to this genomic sequence to represent the inferred CDS: deleted 2 bases in 1 codon) translates to MNQAFWKTYKSKVLQTLSGESEEDLAEEKENPALVESEAAEPAEEAFNPMSQLARRVQGVGARGWLTLSSLFNKEDEDKLLPPEPCADQYVCVCVLGVWDGPADPLLPCPFLLVCLSF, encoded by the exons ATGAACCAAGCCTTCTGGAAAACCTACAAGTCCAAAGTGCTACAGACCCTGAGTGGGGAATCTGAGGAGGACCTGGCAGAAGAG aaggagaacccAGCGTTAGTGGAGTCTGAGGCAGCAGAACCAGCTGAAGAGGCCTTCAATCCCATGTCACAGCTGGCCCGCCGG GTTCAGGGGGTTGGGGCGAGAGGCTGGCTGACACTGTCGTCTCTGTTTAACAAAGAAGACGAGGACAAGCTTCTGCCGCCAGAGCCCTGTGCTGAccagtacgtgtgtgtgtgtgtgttg ggggtCTGGGATGGGCCTGCGGATCCCCTTCTCCCATGTCCTTTCCTTCTGGtttgtttgtctttctga
- the FAM110D gene encoding protein FAM110D isoform X2 — protein MTVGKGAGCGPKVLSSAETVTRKELTEARLQVRKARVNLGGWRLSWLFLWRVRFGCHQSYFQSLLSLLPSVWTCLGTLAFSLTMQRSQEAPANCSQLLNYLPTSSGLWGTVLPSSAKMLLASPSTPSRGRTPSAVERLEADKAKYVKTHQVIARRQEPALRGGPRPLTPHPCNELGPPPSPRTPRPARRGSGRRLPRPDSLIFYRQKRDCKASVNKENAKGQGLVRRLFLGAPRDVASSSPGSTERPAAPGGWVAPQDAPEAAGKRALCPTCSLPLSEKERFFNYCGLERALVEVLGAERFSPQSWGADASPQPGTSPPPGSGDASDWTSSDGGAEHRDRAEGDGSEAAGSARDGRPQVSVVERNARVIQWLYGCQRARGPPRESEV, from the exons ATGACCGTCGGTAAAGGAGCTGGATGTGGTCCAAAGGTCCTCTCCAGCGCTGAGACTGTGACCAGGAAGGAGTTAACAGAGGCCAGGCTCCAGGTCAGGAAGGCAAGGGTTAACCTGGGGGGGTGGAGGCTCTCTTGGCTTTTCCTGTGGAGAGTGAGGTTTGGCTGCCACCAAAGTTACTTCCAGTCCCTGCTGTCCCTCCTGCCTTCAGTCTGGACCTGCCTGGGGACCCTGGCATTCAGCCTCACCATGCAGAG GTCCCAGGAGGCCCCAGCCAATTGCTCTCAGCTCCTCAACTATCTGCCTACCTCCAGTGGCTTATGGGGCACTGTCCTGCCCAGTTCTGCTAAGATGCTCCTGGCATCTCCCTCTACCCCATCCAGGGGACGGACCCCCAGCGCTGTGGAGAGACTGGAGGCCGACAAAGCCAAGTATGTCAAGACGCACCAGGTGATAGCGCGACGCCAGGAGCCAGCTCTGCGTGGGGGTCCCAGGCCGCTCACCCCGCACCCCTGCAACGAGCTGGGGCCCCCTCCATCGCCCAGGACGCCCAGACCCGCCCGCCGGGGCAGTGGCAGGCGGCTGCCAAGGCCTGATTCCCTCATCTTCTACCGCCAGAAACGGGACTGCAAGGCTTCAGTGAACAAAGAGAACGCCAAGGGTCAGGGGCTGGTGCGTCGCCTCTTCCTGGGCGCCCCCCGAGACGTCGCTTCAAGCAGCCCAGGCTCAACGGAGCGACCCGCGGCTCCTGGGGGTTGGGTCGCACCCCAAGATGCTCCAGAAGCAGCGGGAAAGCGGGCATTGTGCCCCACGTGCTCACTGCCCCTGTCGGAGAAGGAGCGCTTCTTCAACTACTGCGGTCTGGAGCGCGCGCTGGTGGAGGTGCTGGGCGCCGAGCGCTTCTCTCCGCAGAGCTGGGGCGCCGACGCCAGCCCCCAGCCCGGAACGTCGCCGCCGCCCGGCTCTGGGGACGCCAGCGACTGGACGTCCAGCGACGGCGGCGCAGAACACCGGGACCGTGCGGAGGGCGATGGCTCGGAAGCGGCGGGCTCGGCGCGGGACGGGCGCCCCCAGGTGTCGGTGGTGGAGCGCAACGCGCGCGTCATCCAGTGGCTGTACGGCTGCCAGCGCGCCCGCGGCCCGCCGCGCGAGTCCGAGGTGTGA
- the ZNF593 gene encoding zinc finger protein 593, with the protein MGRSRRTGAHRAHSLARQMKAKRRQPDLDEIHRDLRPQVAARPRPDPGAEPDPDLPGGGLHRCLACARYFIDSANLKTHFRSKDHKKRLKQLSVEPYSQEEAERAAGMGSYVPPQRLAVPTEVSTAVPEMDTST; encoded by the exons ATGGGTCGCTCCCGCCGGACGGGCGCGCACCGAGCGCACTCCCTGGCCCGCCAGATGAAGGCGAAGCGGCGGCAGCCGGACCTGGATGAGATTCACCGCGATTTGCGACCCCAGGTTGCCGCACGGCCCCGGCCAGACCCAGGCGCGGAACCCGATCCCGACCTGCCAGGGGGCGGCCTGCATCGCTGTCTGGCCTGCGC GAGGTACTTCATCGATTCTGCCAACCTGAAGACCCACTTCCGATCCAAAGACCACAAGAAAAG GCTGAAGCAGCTGAGTGTGGAGCCCTACAGTCAGGAAGAAGCAGAGAGGGCAGCGGGTATGGGTTCCTATGTTCCTCCCCAAAGGCTGGCAGTGCCCACAGAAGTATCCACCGCGGTCCCTGAGATGGACACGTCTACCTGA
- the FAM110D gene encoding protein FAM110D isoform X3 has product MLLASPSTPSRGRTPSAVERLEADKAKYVKTHQVIARRQEPALRGGPRPLTPHPCNELGPPPSPRTPRPARRGSGRRLPRPDSLIFYRQKRDCKASVNKENAKGQGLVRRLFLGAPRDVASSSPGSTERPAAPGGWVAPQDAPEAAGKRALCPTCSLPLSEKERFFNYCGLERALVEVLGAERFSPQSWGADASPQPGTSPPPGSGDASDWTSSDGGAEHRDRAEGDGSEAAGSARDGRPQVSVVERNARVIQWLYGCQRARGPPRESEV; this is encoded by the coding sequence ATGCTCCTGGCATCTCCCTCTACCCCATCCAGGGGACGGACCCCCAGCGCTGTGGAGAGACTGGAGGCCGACAAAGCCAAGTATGTCAAGACGCACCAGGTGATAGCGCGACGCCAGGAGCCAGCTCTGCGTGGGGGTCCCAGGCCGCTCACCCCGCACCCCTGCAACGAGCTGGGGCCCCCTCCATCGCCCAGGACGCCCAGACCCGCCCGCCGGGGCAGTGGCAGGCGGCTGCCAAGGCCTGATTCCCTCATCTTCTACCGCCAGAAACGGGACTGCAAGGCTTCAGTGAACAAAGAGAACGCCAAGGGTCAGGGGCTGGTGCGTCGCCTCTTCCTGGGCGCCCCCCGAGACGTCGCTTCAAGCAGCCCAGGCTCAACGGAGCGACCCGCGGCTCCTGGGGGTTGGGTCGCACCCCAAGATGCTCCAGAAGCAGCGGGAAAGCGGGCATTGTGCCCCACGTGCTCACTGCCCCTGTCGGAGAAGGAGCGCTTCTTCAACTACTGCGGTCTGGAGCGCGCGCTGGTGGAGGTGCTGGGCGCCGAGCGCTTCTCTCCGCAGAGCTGGGGCGCCGACGCCAGCCCCCAGCCCGGAACGTCGCCGCCGCCCGGCTCTGGGGACGCCAGCGACTGGACGTCCAGCGACGGCGGCGCAGAACACCGGGACCGTGCGGAGGGCGATGGCTCGGAAGCGGCGGGCTCGGCGCGGGACGGGCGCCCCCAGGTGTCGGTGGTGGAGCGCAACGCGCGCGTCATCCAGTGGCTGTACGGCTGCCAGCGCGCCCGCGGCCCGCCGCGCGAGTCCGAGGTGTGA
- the FAM110D gene encoding protein FAM110D isoform X1: MEMQRSQEAPANCSQLLNYLPTSSGLWGTVLPSSAKMLLASPSTPSRGRTPSAVERLEADKAKYVKTHQVIARRQEPALRGGPRPLTPHPCNELGPPPSPRTPRPARRGSGRRLPRPDSLIFYRQKRDCKASVNKENAKGQGLVRRLFLGAPRDVASSSPGSTERPAAPGGWVAPQDAPEAAGKRALCPTCSLPLSEKERFFNYCGLERALVEVLGAERFSPQSWGADASPQPGTSPPPGSGDASDWTSSDGGAEHRDRAEGDGSEAAGSARDGRPQVSVVERNARVIQWLYGCQRARGPPRESEV, encoded by the exons ATGGAAATGCAGAG GTCCCAGGAGGCCCCAGCCAATTGCTCTCAGCTCCTCAACTATCTGCCTACCTCCAGTGGCTTATGGGGCACTGTCCTGCCCAGTTCTGCTAAGATGCTCCTGGCATCTCCCTCTACCCCATCCAGGGGACGGACCCCCAGCGCTGTGGAGAGACTGGAGGCCGACAAAGCCAAGTATGTCAAGACGCACCAGGTGATAGCGCGACGCCAGGAGCCAGCTCTGCGTGGGGGTCCCAGGCCGCTCACCCCGCACCCCTGCAACGAGCTGGGGCCCCCTCCATCGCCCAGGACGCCCAGACCCGCCCGCCGGGGCAGTGGCAGGCGGCTGCCAAGGCCTGATTCCCTCATCTTCTACCGCCAGAAACGGGACTGCAAGGCTTCAGTGAACAAAGAGAACGCCAAGGGTCAGGGGCTGGTGCGTCGCCTCTTCCTGGGCGCCCCCCGAGACGTCGCTTCAAGCAGCCCAGGCTCAACGGAGCGACCCGCGGCTCCTGGGGGTTGGGTCGCACCCCAAGATGCTCCAGAAGCAGCGGGAAAGCGGGCATTGTGCCCCACGTGCTCACTGCCCCTGTCGGAGAAGGAGCGCTTCTTCAACTACTGCGGTCTGGAGCGCGCGCTGGTGGAGGTGCTGGGCGCCGAGCGCTTCTCTCCGCAGAGCTGGGGCGCCGACGCCAGCCCCCAGCCCGGAACGTCGCCGCCGCCCGGCTCTGGGGACGCCAGCGACTGGACGTCCAGCGACGGCGGCGCAGAACACCGGGACCGTGCGGAGGGCGATGGCTCGGAAGCGGCGGGCTCGGCGCGGGACGGGCGCCCCCAGGTGTCGGTGGTGGAGCGCAACGCGCGCGTCATCCAGTGGCTGTACGGCTGCCAGCGCGCCCGCGGCCCGCCGCGCGAGTCCGAGGTGTGA
- the ZNF593OS gene encoding putative transmembrane protein ZNF593OS, whose translation MRFRRLTPGYFRVLQMQIAGELKAEPRSPLVGIVAALLAILGLGGSCYAVWKMVGQRQPPQAP comes from the exons ATGCGATTTCGACGCCTGACACCTGGCTACTTCCGAGTGCTACAG ATGCAGATAGCCGGGGAGCTGAAGGCAGAGCCCCGGAGTCCGCTGGTGGGGATCGTGGCTGCACTGCTGGCTATCCTTGGGCTGGGCGGCTCCTGCTATGCTGTCTGGAAGATGGTGGGGCAGCGGCAGCCGCCACAGGCTCCATGA